GTCTGACAACAAAGATAAATAGTTTTCAATATCCTCAATCTTACTACTCGGTTGCTGGCGCGCATTTTTAGCTTGGACAAACGCCTTACCTTTTTCAATTAATTGTTCAGGTGTAAATTCGTTCCCAGCTACACTTGAAAACGATACAGCTATCAACATTAATGCAAAGCTTAGTTTTTGCATATCATTCTCCTTTGTATGCCTAATGCGTCAAGCTGCGGCAGCGAAGCAGTCCGGCAGTCTTGACTTATTATGTGCGATGTAAGTAATTGTTAAGCTCCTCGACTAACTCAAGTGCTTCATTTTTTGTCAGATAAGGGACCTTTATAGTTCTAGCCCAAAAGAAACTTTTACCCAGTGTAAATCGCAAGCCAGTGTAAATCGCAGACACCCATCACTAATTTGTAAATTGTAAATCGCAGACACCCATCACTAATTTGTAAATCACATGCTAAATCACAGACACCCATCACTAATTTGCATCATCCTAAGATGCCGTCTAAGCTTTAATTCTGCACTCAAAGGATTGAGGAAACCAACTATGGCTACTGCCCGTAAAAAGCAAATCAGTTTAACCGACACCAAATACTACCACTGTATCTCCCGTTGCGTAAGGCGCGCGTTTCTATGCGGTGAAGATAAATTTACTGGCAAATCATACGAGCATCGCCGGGATTGGGTTGAAGAAAAGCTCCTAATGTTAGGGTCTGTGTTTTGTATTGATATCTGTGCTTATGCCGTGATGAGTAATCACACCCACATTGTTTTATATGTTGATGATAGAAAGGCTAAGCGCCTGTCTGATAAAGCAGTTGTGATACGGTGGCACAAGCTATTTAAAGGCAATTGGATAAGCCAAAAATTTATTGAAGGTGAGCCACTCAGTGAATTGGAGCAATTGATACTCAGTGAACATGTCGCCAAGTACAGGGAAAGACTTGCAGATATTAGCTGGTTTATGCGAGTACTCAACGAAGACATCGCCCGCAGAGCAAATAAAGAAGATAACTGTACAGGTCGGTTTTGGGAAGGACGATTTAAATCCCAAGCGCTGCTGGACGAGGCGGCATTGGCTGCTTGTCTCGTTTACGTAGACCTAAACCCCATTAGAGCCAAAATCGCAGCAACACCTGAAACCTCAGACTACACCAGCATCAAAAAACGCATCGACCACGCTAAACAGGGCAAACAACCAAAAAGCCTACTACGCTTTGCGGGCAGCCCACGAAAACATATGCCAAAAGGCCTGCCTTTTGAACTCAAGTCCTATATTGAGTTGGTTGAACTCACAGGCCAATGTATTCGCGCCGATAAACGCGGGTATATCGATGAAGCACAACCCATTCTTACTCGATTAAATATAGAGACTGAGAACCGGATAAAACTCACCACACAATTTTCTCGGGTATTCCATGGTGCAGTTGGTCGAGAGCGAACAATAACCGCTTACTGTGAAACACTACAAAAACGACGGCGGACGAATCTAACAAACTGCGAGCGCTTGTTAGCTTAGCAAAACTCACATTCTCAATTTTCGAATTTCTTACTGCTGTATTTGCAGCGCCTTGTCGTGCGCGATAACCCGGTTTGAGTGTAAAGATATGCTTGGGCGCTAAAAATTGGCCTATCGAAAAACGTTTTTGACCAAAGTGATTGAAGTGTTTTGATACTTTTTAACTTCACTTTCTCAGCTTTGAGGCTAATAGTGATGGGTGTCACTTATTTTCTGTGATGGGTGTCACTTATTTTTACTTATTTGTCATACGCGATAACCCAGTTTTAGTGAATGGATACGCTTGAGTGCTAAAAAATAGCCCTATCGAAAAACGTTTTTGTACCCAGTGATTGAAGTATTTTTATACTTTTTAACCTGCATTTTCCAGCGTTGGTGCAAATAGTTGTGGGTGTCATCTATTCGCTAATCTTCATCTATTCGCTAATCTTCATCTATTCGCTAATCTTCATCTATTCGCTAATCTTCATCTATTCGCTAATCTTCATCTATTCGCTAATCTTCATCTATTCGCTAATCTTCATCTATTCGCTAATCTATTCGCTATTGATCTATTCGCTATTCGTATCTCTTTATTTTTGTCACTTATTTTTTACTACGTCTGTTTAACAACACCTGTACGCCACAGTAAAAATGCTGACCCTAAACAAAACCCAAAAAACAAAGTTTGAAGCTGTAACGACCAAGCATCCGAAATAACTTCCAGTGAATAATAAGCGATAGAGTTAACAATTACATTACTTAACATGATTGCTAACGTAAGTAAGACCCCTTGCAACCTATACTTGAGCAGTAAAAAGACAGCAACTAAATCTATAACGCCTAAAGCTGACCAGTAAATATTTAGCCATAATGGGACGAACTTGTACGGCAACAAGCCAAAATAAACACTATCAAAAATATGTGTTGCACCACCAACAATTAAACAGACACACCAGATGCAAAGGATGATTTTTACCACAAGTCTAACTTCCATATTCCCCATACATAATGACTCCCACACAGTGCTACCCTCCGCTTCTTTGTGGTTTAGCTTAAGGCAAAGCCAGAGCCATAATGAGTTTGTCAAATAACTAAACAGCGGAGACTAACATCGACAAACATAGCACACTTTTTATCGGACTTGATACACAAGGAATTCAATGAAATCACCTATACTGAAGAACATAGAGGCGCACAACCTGTGCTATTTGGCAGAACACTGTTATCTAAAATAGCCGTTGTCATTTTGAATCTAAATACCCTGAGGCAACTCTTCACTTCGTTTAGGCAGCTGGTCCTTGCAATTACTGTATTTATCAAATTTAAACCAGACACCCACCTCAAATGTGTTTAGACACCCACCTCAAATGTGGACGCTCCTAAAATGGCAGCTTCAACTCGAAGGGGGATACTATCTCGGCTTCTTTAAAAACTTCTTCCCCTCTCTTGCTTATTTATCACAATCTATCAAATTGATTAGCGGCGTTTGATAAGGGCTTTACCTTTTGCGTTATCTCCTCTTCAAGGTTATTAGACAATCGTGTACTCAGCGCAGCTGGTTTCGCGAAAT
The sequence above is a segment of the Pseudoalteromonas piscicida genome. Coding sequences within it:
- a CDS encoding transposase, which encodes MATARKKQISLTDTKYYHCISRCVRRAFLCGEDKFTGKSYEHRRDWVEEKLLMLGSVFCIDICAYAVMSNHTHIVLYVDDRKAKRLSDKAVVIRWHKLFKGNWISQKFIEGEPLSELEQLILSEHVAKYRERLADISWFMRVLNEDIARRANKEDNCTGRFWEGRFKSQALLDEAALAACLVYVDLNPIRAKIAATPETSDYTSIKKRIDHAKQGKQPKSLLRFAGSPRKHMPKGLPFELKSYIELVELTGQCIRADKRGYIDEAQPILTRLNIETENRIKLTTQFSRVFHGAVGRERTITAYCETLQKRRRTNLTNCERLLA